The following are encoded together in the Flavihumibacter fluvii genome:
- a CDS encoding transketolase family protein — MLKDIQVTGKKDTRSGFGDGITELGRSNPNVVALTADLAGSLKLNQFIKEFPERFVQCGIAEANMIGIAAGLTIGGKIPFTTTFANFSTGRVYDQIRQSVAYSGKNVKICASHAGLTLGEDGATHQILEDIGMMKMLPGMMVVVPCDYAQTKAATLAIADYEGPVYLRFGRPVWPIFTEGMPFELGKAQVFSEGTDVSLIACGHMVWNAIEAGRILEEKGFSVEVINIHTIKPLDEAAILKSITKTRCAVTVEEHNVLGGLGDSVAQVAARHLPTPIEYIGTNDTFGESGTPMQLLEKYGLSTGKIVEAAEKVMGRKS; from the coding sequence ATGTTAAAAGATATTCAGGTTACCGGCAAAAAAGATACCCGTAGTGGATTTGGAGATGGCATCACAGAATTGGGCCGTTCCAATCCAAACGTTGTTGCACTTACCGCTGACCTTGCCGGTTCATTAAAACTGAACCAGTTTATCAAGGAATTCCCGGAACGTTTTGTACAATGTGGAATCGCAGAAGCTAATATGATCGGCATCGCTGCCGGACTGACCATTGGCGGTAAAATTCCATTTACAACCACATTCGCGAATTTCTCAACAGGCAGGGTCTACGACCAGATCCGCCAATCCGTTGCATATTCGGGGAAAAATGTAAAAATCTGTGCATCTCATGCCGGATTGACTCTTGGCGAAGATGGTGCAACCCACCAGATCCTGGAAGATATCGGCATGATGAAAATGCTGCCGGGCATGATGGTAGTGGTCCCCTGCGATTATGCGCAAACCAAGGCTGCCACTCTGGCCATTGCAGATTATGAGGGACCTGTTTATCTACGTTTCGGCCGACCGGTTTGGCCGATCTTCACCGAAGGCATGCCTTTCGAACTGGGAAAGGCGCAGGTTTTCAGCGAAGGAACTGATGTCAGCCTTATCGCCTGCGGCCATATGGTATGGAACGCTATTGAAGCCGGCCGCATCCTGGAAGAAAAAGGCTTCAGCGTTGAAGTAATCAATATACATACCATTAAACCGCTGGATGAAGCTGCTATCCTGAAATCCATTACCAAAACCCGTTGTGCTGTAACTGTTGAAGAACACAATGTGTTGGGTGGATTGGGTGATAGTGTTGCCCAGGTTGCCGCGCGCCATCTGCCAACCCCCATTGAATATATTGGCACGAATGATACTTTCGGTGAAAGTGGTACCCCTATGCAATTGCTCGAGAAATATGGCCTTAGCACCGGAAAGATCGTAGAAGCTGCGGAGAAGGTGATGGGGAGAAAATCCTGA